The following are encoded together in the Salvelinus fontinalis isolate EN_2023a chromosome 38, ASM2944872v1, whole genome shotgun sequence genome:
- the LOC129838095 gene encoding gap junction alpha-9 protein-like has protein sequence MGDWNFLGGILEEVHIHSTMVGKIWLTILFIFRMLVLGVAAEDVWNDEQADFICNTEQPGCRNVCYDLAFPISLIRFWVLQVIFVSSPSLVYMGHALYRLRALEKERQKKKVLLRRELELVDVEMVAARKTIEREVRQLEQGKLNKAPLSGSLLRTYVAHIITRSAVEVGFITGQYILYGFQLSPLFKCEREPCPNAVDCFVSRPTEKSVFMVFMQCIAVVSLFLNILEIMHLGYKKVKKGILDYYPHLQDELDDFYSSKAKKDSVVHQTCIASSGCKPTMASAPSGYNLLLERAQDGHTYPSLINPSAFLPVQGELAGKQSVEELKNAAHSLTEHNSNSNNTSSDSRSPPCDSVTPPKQEEPEESADSPMRPRNASHASSCPTLLVGAGRKTWRVNAPSNCSTVVEGKGSDTDSHGGAKASGGYQARTASKSEPKMHSSTPDSLEDSSSGSQHSPRPPSSNRRPSSTSNASSRRAPTDLQV, from the coding sequence ATGGGGGATTGGAATTTCCTAGGGGGGATATTGGAGGAGGTGCATATCCACTCCACTATGGTGGGAAAGATCTGGCTCACCATCCTATTCATCTTCCGCATGCTGGTGTTGGGTGTGGCAGCCGAGGACGTGTGGAACGATGAGCAGGCCGATTTCATCTGCAATACGGAGCAGCCCGGGTGCCGGAACGTCTGCTACGACCTGGCTTTCCCCATCTCACTCATCCGCTTCTGGGTCCTTCAGGTCATCTTTGTCTCATCGCCCTCGCTGGTGTACATGGGCCATGCTCTCTACCGCCTACGAGCCCTGGAGAAGGAGCGGCAGAAAAAGAAGGTCCTGCTGCGTCGCGAGCTGGAGCTGGTGGACGTGGAGATGGTGGCGGCTCGGAAAACGATTGAGCGAGAGGTGAGGCAGCTGGAGCAAGGCAAGCTCAACAAGGCTCCGCTGTCGGGGTCCCTGCTGCGCACCTACGTGGCCCACATCATTACCCGCTCCGCCGTGGAGGTAGGCTTTATAACGGGCCAGTACATCCTCTATGGCTTCCAGCTCTCCCCTCTCTTCAAGTGCGAGCGTGAGCCTTGCCCCAACGCGGTGGACTGCTTCGTCTCACGGCCCACAGAGAAGAGTGTCTTCATGGTCTTTATGCAATGCATCGCTGTAGTCTCCCTTTTCCTAAACATCTTGGAGATCATGCACCTGGGCTACAAGAAGGTCAAGAAGGGCATCCTGGACTACTATCCACACTTGCAAGACGAGCTTGACGACTTCTACTCAAGCAAAGCCAAGAAAGACTCCGTGGTGCATCAGACATGCATTGCTTCCTCCGGCTGCAAGCCCACCATGGCCTCCGCGCCCAGTGGCTACAACCTCCTACTGGAGCGGGCCCAGGACGGTCACACCTACCCCTCCCTTATCAACCCATCTGCCTTCCTCCCTGTTCAGGGTGAACTGGCTGGTAAACAGAGTGTGGAAGAACTCAAAAATGCTGCACATAGCCTGACGGagcacaactccaactccaataacaccagcagtGACAGCCGCTCACCTCCCTGCGACTCAGTGACCCCGCCAAAGCAGGAGGAGCCAGAGGAGTCTGCAGACTCTCCCATGCGCCCAAGGAACGCATCTCACGCTTCCTCCTGCCCAACATTGCTAGTAGGTGCCGGAAGGAAAACATGGAGGGTCAACGCTCCCTCAAATTGTTCCACAGTGGTGGAGGGCAAAGGCTCAGACACAGATTCTCATGGGGGTGCTAAGGCCAGTGGTGGGTACCAAGCCCGGACTGCATCGAAATCAGAACCCAAAATGCATTCCTCCACCCCAGACTCACTGGAGGACTCAAGTTCAGGGTCACAGCATAGTCCGAGACCACCCTCTTCCAATCGCCGACCATCATCCACAAGCAACGCAAGCAGTAGGCGAGCCCCCACAGATTTACAAGTTTGA
- the LOC129838098 gene encoding c-Myc-binding protein-like isoform X1, producing the protein MAHYRASESKREQFRRYLEKAGVLDSLTSVLVALYEETEKPNNALDFLKQHLGVAGQESADTEALQQELRDMRQRCELLAEENKDLKNRLQRYEPTQEDGAAE; encoded by the exons ATGGCACACTACAGA GCTTCAGAGTCCAAACGAGAGCAGTTTCGGAGATACCTGGAGAAGGCTGGTGTCCTTGACAGCCTCACCAGTG TGCTGGTGGCATTGTATGAAGAGACGGAGAAACCCAACAATGCACTTGA TTTCCTCAAGCAGCACTTGGGTGTGGCTGGCCAGGAGTCTGCAGACACTGAGGCACTCCAGCAGGAGCTAAGAGACATGAGGCAGAGGTGTGAGCTGCTGGCCGAGGAGAACAAAGACCTCAAGAACAGG CTTCAACGCTATGAGCCTACGCAAGAAGATGGAGCTGCCGAATAA
- the LOC129838098 gene encoding c-Myc-binding protein-like isoform X3: MREASESKREQFRRYLEKAGVLDSLTSVLVALYEETEKPNNALDFLKQHLGVAGQESADTEALQQELRDMRQRCELLAEENKDLKNRLQRYEPTQEDGAAE, from the exons atgagagaa GCTTCAGAGTCCAAACGAGAGCAGTTTCGGAGATACCTGGAGAAGGCTGGTGTCCTTGACAGCCTCACCAGTG TGCTGGTGGCATTGTATGAAGAGACGGAGAAACCCAACAATGCACTTGA TTTCCTCAAGCAGCACTTGGGTGTGGCTGGCCAGGAGTCTGCAGACACTGAGGCACTCCAGCAGGAGCTAAGAGACATGAGGCAGAGGTGTGAGCTGCTGGCCGAGGAGAACAAAGACCTCAAGAACAGG CTTCAACGCTATGAGCCTACGCAAGAAGATGGAGCTGCCGAATAA
- the LOC129838098 gene encoding c-Myc-binding protein-like isoform X2: protein MQTWASESKREQFRRYLEKAGVLDSLTSVLVALYEETEKPNNALDFLKQHLGVAGQESADTEALQQELRDMRQRCELLAEENKDLKNRLQRYEPTQEDGAAE, encoded by the exons ATGCAAACATGG GCTTCAGAGTCCAAACGAGAGCAGTTTCGGAGATACCTGGAGAAGGCTGGTGTCCTTGACAGCCTCACCAGTG TGCTGGTGGCATTGTATGAAGAGACGGAGAAACCCAACAATGCACTTGA TTTCCTCAAGCAGCACTTGGGTGTGGCTGGCCAGGAGTCTGCAGACACTGAGGCACTCCAGCAGGAGCTAAGAGACATGAGGCAGAGGTGTGAGCTGCTGGCCGAGGAGAACAAAGACCTCAAGAACAGG CTTCAACGCTATGAGCCTACGCAAGAAGATGGAGCTGCCGAATAA